One genomic region from Triplophysa dalaica isolate WHDGS20190420 chromosome 23, ASM1584641v1, whole genome shotgun sequence encodes:
- the si:dkey-118j18.2 gene encoding uncharacterized protein si:dkey-118j18.2, which yields MELYWYIVVIVFIMIKIFFYICWYRSRQRQLAAYLSNPRNAQIVIVGGRAYLHQICERQNTSIWPSWYGVQDDGSAGEPSASLPPSSSLSHLDMPPPYEAVSGENDLKPPPYSEIAQNDDTDTSLSITIPEGHDSSTITDAPPPYTPSVISPTNQQVDNSQSQSEGRSS from the exons ATGGAGCTGTACTGGTACAT agtCGTCATAGTATTTATTATGATTAAAATCTTCTTCTACATCTGCTGGTACCGCTCAAGGCAAAGACAACTGGCTGCATATCTCAGCAATCCTCGCAATGCACAGATTGTCATTGTGGGAGGAAGAGCTTACCTGCACCAGATCTGTGAAAGGCAAAAT ACATCAATCTGGCCCAGTTGGTACGGCGTTCAGGACGATGGCTCAGCAGGCGAACCGTCCGCCTCTCTTCCACCATCATCATCGCTTTCTCATCTGGACATGCCTCCACCGTATGAGGCTGTTTCTGGAG AAAACGATCTGAAGCCTCCGCCGTACAGCGAGATTGCTCAAAATGACGACACCGACACATCCCTGAGCATCACCATCCCGGAGGGTCACGATTCTAGCACCATCACCGATGCTCCACCTCCTTATACGCCCAGTGTCATCTCTCCAACCAATCAGCAAGTAGACAACAGCCAGTCACAGTCCGAGGGaaggtcaagttaa
- the timm21 gene encoding mitochondrial import inner membrane translocase subunit Tim21-like: MIMNCLVFRVCRSTRSLRDVLKRVHVRLPQQILALQTQSSLLQTNRCPGSQWVVCHTRSLHVGAQFCSKDDRQKSNDHVSVSRSSYTPPSLSATQKAKQAGKDFTYLIVVLIGLGVTGGLLYLVFQELFSSSSPSKVYGKAFEKCRSHLEVIGAFGEPVKGFGETSRRGRRQQVRHVEYIKDGLKHMRLKFYIEGSEPGLRGTVHSESKENPETGKYEFRYIFVEIDTYPRRTIVIEDNR, from the exons ATGATAATGAACTGTTTAGTATTCAGAGTCTGCAGGTCGACCCGTAGTTTGCGGGACGTATTAAAACGCGTGCATGTCAGATTGCCACAGCAGATATTAGCCTTACAGACACAAAGCTCTCTTTTGCAAACGAATCGATGTCCTGGATCCCAGTGGGTAGTTTGTCACACTCGATCTCTTCATGTCGGGGCTCAATTCTGCAGTAAGGATGATAGACAGAAGAGTAATGACCATGTGTCAGTTTCCAGAAGTTCGTACACACCCCCAAGTCTATCTGCAACACAGAAAG ccaaACAGGCAGGCAAAGACTTCACCTATTTGATTGTGGTGCTTATTGGGCTCGGAGTTACAG GTGGATTGCTCTATTTGGTCTTTCAGGAGCTATTTTCATCATCAAGTCCGAGCAAAGTCTACGGAAAAGCTTTTGAGAAGTGCAGGTCTCACCTAGAG GTAATTGGAGCTTTCGGAGAGCCTGTGAAAGGCTTTGGAGAGACCAGTCGACGTGGAAGAAGACAACAAGTCAG ACATGTTGAGTACATAAAGGATGGGCTCAAACACATGAGGCTGAAATTTTACATTGAGGGATCCGAGCCGGGTTTACGGGGAACTGTTCATTCAGAATCAAAAGAG AATCCAGAGACGGGAAAGTATGAATTCCGGTATATTTTTGTAGAAATAGACACCTATCCCAGGAGGACAATCGTCATTGAAGACAACAGATAG